One Rissa tridactyla isolate bRisTri1 chromosome 1, bRisTri1.patW.cur.20221130, whole genome shotgun sequence DNA segment encodes these proteins:
- the C1H2orf49 gene encoding ashwin — translation MAARGKGRAGCGVGEEKERCGPGRPAPELLLHPELLSEEFLLLTLEQKNILVENDVKMDKDGLTDLYIQHAIPLPQRDLPKSRWGKMMEKKRQQNESKSENKSVTTVEGLRKRPLIVFDGNSTSTSIKVKKTENGAADRLKPPPAGSTTNTVRRLSVPSNAPTYISASSLSEDAKPGMRNNEAKQNNISKTNSSVLASLKVYPLSPVAGTTVVKLKRAVPKEESDLPNDLKPTEAKKKIQHVTWP, via the exons ATGGCGGCGCGGGGAAAGGGTCGGGCCGGCTGCGGTGTCGGTGAGGAGAAGGAGCGGTGTGGGCCGGGCCGCCCGGcgccggagctgctgctgcacccGGAGCTGCTCTCGGAGGAGTTCCTGCTgctcacgctggagcag AAGAATATACTAGTCGAAAATGATGTAAAGATGGACAAAGATGGTCTCACTGATCTCTATATTCAACATGCCATTCCCCTGCCTCAGCGTGACTTACCAAAAAGTAGATGGGGgaaaatgatggaaaagaaaagacagcaaaatgagTCAAAAAGTGAGAATAAAAG cgtTACAACAGTGGAAGGTTTAAGGAAACGGCCGTTAATTGTATTTGACGGCAATTCAACAAGTACAAGCATAAAGGTGAAGAAGACAGAGAACGGAGCTGCTGATCGCCTAAAACCTCCTCCAGCTGGAAGCACCACCAACACTGTTAGAAGATTATCAGTTCCTTCAAATGCCCCAACATACATTTCAGCCTCCAGTTTATCAGAGGACGCTAAGCCAGGAATGAGGAACAATGAGGCTAAGCAGAACAATATTTCAAAGACTAACAGCAGCGTATTGGCTAGTCTGAAGGTGTACCCTTTGTCTCCAGTAGCAGGAACTACTGTTGTGAAGCTAAAGAGAGCTGTTCCAAAAGAAGAATCTGATTTGCCG